In Leisingera sp. NJS204, the DNA window CGCTGCAGCAGCAGGGCCATAGCGGCTTTGCCGCCGATTGGGGGTCGGATCAGCGGGCCTTTAAAAAGGTCTCCTGGGGCAAGGCGATGATGTGGATCCTGCTGCTGAGCGATACCTTCGTCTTTGCCTGTTTCCTGGTCGCTTACCTGAACGCCCGCAACTCCACCACCGTGGAGTGGCCCAACGCCAGTGAGGTTTTTGCCCTGCATATCGGCGGCGCGAACCTGCCGCTGATCCTGATTGCCATCATGACCTTTGTGCTGATCTCTTCCTCCGGCACCATGGCGATGGCAGTGAACTGCGCCTACCGCAAGGCGCGCAAGGCCACCGCCGTGCTGATGCTGGCCACCGCCGCGCTGGGGGCGGCCTTTGTCGGGATGCAGGCGTTTGAATGGTCCAAGCTAATATCTGAGGGCGTGCGTCCCTGGGGCAATCCCTGGGGGGCCGAGCAATTCGGCGCCAGTTTCTTTATGATCACCGGTTTTCACGGCACCCATGTCACCATCGGGGTGATCTTTCTGGTGATCGTCGCCCGCCGGGTCTGGCGCGGCGATTTCGACCGCAATCAGCGCAGCTGGATGTCAGCGGGCAACGGCGACTACGAGGCGGTGGAGATCATGGGGCTTTACTGGCACTTCGTCGACCTGGTCTGGGTCTTTATCTTTGCATTCTTCTATCTGTGGTAGGGGGCTGATATGACACATTCACCGCAAACCGCCGAGGCCGCAGAGCTGCAGCATGACGAGGGGCAGCAGCATCCGCTAAAGCTCTATTTTGCAGTCTGGATACTGTTGTTTGTGCTCAGCGCGGCGTCTTATTGGGTGGACTACGCGCAGCTGCAGGGGCTATTGCGCTGGAGCCTGATCCTGATCTTCATGACGCTGAAGGCGGGGCTGATTATCGCGGTCTTCATGCATATGGCCTGGGAACGGCTGGCGCTGATTTATGCGGTTCTGCTGCCGCCCCTGGCGATGATCGGGCTCTTGGCGATACTGATCATTGAGTCGGATTACACAGCAGAGACACGGGTGATTGAGTTCGGACAAGGGGCTGCTGCGTCCGAGTAAGTGATAATACGCCCGGCTGAGGTCAGGCGCTGCCCTTCTCTTTGTATCTCAAAGGCCGCAACGAAAAAGGCGCCCCGGATTTCCGGAGCACCTTCATTTCAAGTAAGGTGCAGCTTACGCTGCCAGATCAAACCGGTCTGCGTTCATCACCTTGACCCAGGCTGCCACAAAGTCCTGCACAAAGGCCGCCTCGCCGTCTGCCTGCGCATAAACCTCAGACAATGCCCGCAGCTGCGAGTTGGAGCCGAACACCAGATCCGACCGCGTGCCGGTCCACTTGACGGTGCCGCTGGCCCGGTCGCGGCCCTCATAGGTGCCGTCCTCAGCCGGTTTCCACTCCACCCCCATATCGGTGATAGCGGTGAAGAAGTCGGT includes these proteins:
- a CDS encoding heme-copper oxidase subunit III family protein, producing the protein MEHPFQGQDQTLQQQGHSGFAADWGSDQRAFKKVSWGKAMMWILLLSDTFVFACFLVAYLNARNSTTVEWPNASEVFALHIGGANLPLILIAIMTFVLISSSGTMAMAVNCAYRKARKATAVLMLATAALGAAFVGMQAFEWSKLISEGVRPWGNPWGAEQFGASFFMITGFHGTHVTIGVIFLVIVARRVWRGDFDRNQRSWMSAGNGDYEAVEIMGLYWHFVDLVWVFIFAFFYLW
- a CDS encoding cytochrome C oxidase subunit IV family protein encodes the protein MTHSPQTAEAAELQHDEGQQHPLKLYFAVWILLFVLSAASYWVDYAQLQGLLRWSLILIFMTLKAGLIIAVFMHMAWERLALIYAVLLPPLAMIGLLAILIIESDYTAETRVIEFGQGAAASE